The proteins below come from a single Pandoraea apista genomic window:
- a CDS encoding class II aldolase/adducin family protein, which yields MNMPQAAFAIPTPLGAALPKPRVFDNVEDERADRKLRLAVAFRIFARFGLAEGIAGHITVRDPEFHDRFWVNRYAQHFSSIHPDDLILVDEAGGLHHGEGPVNAAAMAIHAGIHATLPHVTAAAHTHTTHGRAFSARTRALAPINQEACLFYDDHVLFRGDVLVLGADEGRRIAQTMGHKRAAVLLNHGLLTVGSSVDAAAYRFLAMERCAQVQLLAEAAGPLEVLSDSEAREVHRLLGSDYVAWLGYQGLYEQVLRESSDLPALTAR from the coding sequence ATGAACATGCCGCAAGCGGCATTCGCCATTCCTACGCCCCTCGGAGCAGCGCTGCCCAAGCCGCGCGTTTTCGATAACGTCGAGGACGAACGCGCCGATCGAAAACTGCGTCTTGCCGTGGCCTTCCGGATCTTCGCGCGCTTCGGTCTCGCGGAGGGCATCGCCGGTCACATTACGGTGCGCGACCCCGAGTTTCACGACCGCTTCTGGGTCAATCGGTACGCACAACACTTTTCGTCGATTCATCCGGACGATCTGATTCTCGTCGACGAGGCGGGCGGGCTGCATCACGGCGAAGGTCCGGTCAATGCCGCCGCCATGGCGATTCACGCCGGCATTCATGCCACCCTGCCCCACGTCACCGCGGCAGCGCACACGCACACGACACACGGCCGCGCCTTCTCCGCGCGCACCCGAGCGCTGGCGCCGATCAATCAGGAAGCCTGCCTCTTTTACGACGACCACGTCCTGTTTCGCGGCGACGTGCTGGTGCTCGGTGCCGACGAAGGGCGTCGAATCGCCCAGACCATGGGACACAAGCGTGCCGCCGTGTTGCTCAACCACGGGTTGCTGACAGTGGGCTCATCGGTCGATGCGGCCGCCTATCGCTTTCTCGCAATGGAGCGATGCGCGCAAGTGCAGTTGCTCGCCGAAGCCGCCGGGCCGCTTGAAGTGCTGTCCGACAGCGAAGCCCGCGAGGTGCATCGTCTGCTCGGCTCGGACTACGTGGCCTGGCTGGGCTATCAGGGCCTCTATGAGCAGGTGCTGCGCGAGAGTTCCGATCTGCCGGCTCTGACTGCCCGGTAA
- a CDS encoding cytochrome ubiquinol oxidase subunit I, translated as MTAVPEALDLARLQFAFTVSFHIVFPAVSIGLASFIAVLEGLWLKTRQQHYLDLCRFWSKAFAVCFGMGVVSGVVMAYQFGTNWSGFSSFAGAVTGPLLTYEVMTAFFLEAGFLGIMLFGWNRVSPRAHFAATLCVAIGTLISTFWILASNSWMQTPQGYEIVDGRVVVLSWWDVIFNPSFPYRLAHMSIAAFVVTALVVAGTGAWHLLRGRRDPAVKTMFSMAMWLLLIFAPLQAFVGDLHGLNTREHQPAKLAAIEGLWETKTGGTPLNLFGWPDMEAETTRYALEIPHLGSLILTHSWDGEIRGLKEFPKDERPNVPLVFWSFRIMVGLGLAMIAAALTAVWLRRRGTLFTSRTFARTMLVLSPTGFVALLAGWVTTEAGRQPWVVYGVMRTAHAMSPVSLQQVQVSLLILVLAYFLVFGTGVYYLLKILRGGPVLPGDPSTVPGSGQAPRDGHLAPQAASALSSVSGRMDTDRAHAT; from the coding sequence ATGACTGCCGTTCCGGAAGCCCTCGACCTCGCACGCCTGCAATTCGCGTTCACGGTCTCGTTTCACATCGTTTTCCCCGCTGTCTCCATCGGTCTGGCGAGTTTCATCGCCGTACTCGAAGGTCTCTGGCTCAAAACGCGTCAGCAACACTATCTCGACCTGTGCCGCTTCTGGTCGAAGGCCTTTGCCGTGTGTTTCGGCATGGGCGTAGTCTCGGGCGTGGTGATGGCCTACCAGTTCGGCACCAACTGGTCGGGCTTTTCGAGCTTCGCCGGCGCGGTCACCGGGCCGTTGCTGACTTACGAGGTGATGACGGCGTTCTTCCTCGAAGCCGGCTTCCTCGGCATCATGCTGTTCGGCTGGAATCGCGTGAGCCCGCGTGCGCACTTTGCCGCGACCTTGTGCGTTGCCATCGGCACATTGATTTCGACGTTCTGGATTCTCGCGTCGAACAGTTGGATGCAAACGCCGCAAGGCTACGAGATCGTCGATGGCCGCGTGGTTGTGCTGTCGTGGTGGGACGTGATCTTCAACCCGTCGTTTCCCTACCGTCTGGCGCACATGAGCATCGCCGCGTTTGTCGTGACCGCCCTGGTCGTGGCAGGTACCGGCGCGTGGCATCTGCTGCGCGGCCGCCGCGACCCCGCCGTCAAGACCATGTTTTCGATGGCCATGTGGCTGCTGTTGATCTTCGCGCCGTTGCAGGCCTTCGTGGGCGATCTCCACGGGCTGAACACGCGCGAGCATCAGCCCGCCAAGCTCGCCGCCATCGAAGGGCTTTGGGAGACGAAGACCGGCGGCACACCGCTCAATCTGTTCGGCTGGCCCGACATGGAAGCCGAAACCACCCGCTACGCCCTCGAAATTCCGCATCTGGGCAGCCTCATCCTCACGCATAGCTGGGACGGTGAGATTCGTGGTCTGAAGGAGTTTCCAAAAGACGAACGCCCCAACGTGCCACTGGTTTTCTGGAGTTTTCGGATCATGGTCGGCCTGGGCCTGGCAATGATCGCCGCAGCGCTCACTGCCGTCTGGTTGCGGCGTCGCGGCACACTCTTCACCTCGCGCACTTTCGCCCGCACCATGCTCGTGCTCTCGCCGACCGGGTTCGTTGCCCTGCTCGCCGGCTGGGTCACGACAGAAGCCGGACGCCAGCCCTGGGTCGTCTACGGGGTGATGCGCACTGCACATGCGATGTCGCCGGTGAGCCTGCAGCAAGTGCAAGTCTCGCTGCTGATTCTCGTGCTGGCTTACTTCCTGGTGTTCGGCACGGGGGTGTATTACCTGCTGAAGATTTTGCGAGGTGGCCCGGTGCTGCCCGGCGATCCGTCGACGGTACCCGGCAGCGGACAAGCCCCGCGTGACGGACATCTTGCGCCACAAGCCGCGTCTGCCCTGTCGAGTGTGTCCGGACGCATGGACACCGACCGCGCGCACGCCACCTGA
- a CDS encoding CPBP family intramembrane glutamic endopeptidase, with translation MYRTLLFLVVAVLGFSPLGHLDAAPSPSATPQGLPDLEEASRQVDNASFAKYRQIAADYAAAVRTRPDDAALAMARCRFIQNFSWSDELRWAEQAQKDLEACRQDLGARFADEPEVALYLLQSVYGKAAIAQGTPLLPKAARWPAKDRASLHAALSNAYQSTQDTRNAGLQAVEAARLAPDTPVLMSAVRYLATSGQKDEAKRLLMNAPVPKTPWVANAYINTAHDLLPGTTARDVLLRMEKAGLKVDPHVSARALLQAGDATGAQRALASAPSRGANETPQNRALRLQVGLAAGDTKATEAALQASLDHEKGNLWPLSQSYGVLLTIEPSAVFRPAFIPLLLTLAASVLLVILLPGVLMFPAHYVGTVRARKGRTTLPLFDGIGLRHAWYALAVLCAVTGIVPTLIAGQSTLRFGNNMALLEPRLAIAHVVTLCVIVLALCVSIWRFGRGQWLGIGKWKVTWFIWPVILVSLIALIGWAASRHVSTGAQVPQWAEVIARGAAQLGGIGLALLLLAVAVPIVEEFVFRGCLLGGLTRHMSFFASNLWQAVIFATAHVDARRFVFYVLIGLTAGWLAKKTRGLAAPILLHAAVNTIFVVLVLSH, from the coding sequence GTGTACCGCACCCTTCTCTTTCTGGTGGTCGCCGTGCTCGGCTTCTCGCCACTGGGCCACCTCGACGCCGCCCCGTCTCCTTCGGCAACACCCCAAGGCCTGCCGGACCTCGAAGAGGCCTCCCGGCAGGTCGACAACGCCTCGTTCGCCAAATATCGCCAGATTGCTGCGGACTACGCTGCCGCCGTGCGCACGCGTCCCGACGATGCGGCACTGGCGATGGCGCGCTGCCGGTTCATACAGAACTTCTCCTGGTCTGACGAGTTGCGATGGGCCGAGCAGGCACAAAAGGATCTGGAAGCGTGCCGGCAGGATCTCGGAGCCCGTTTTGCCGACGAGCCGGAGGTCGCGCTATACCTGTTGCAAAGCGTGTATGGCAAGGCGGCGATCGCACAGGGCACCCCCCTTTTGCCCAAGGCGGCGCGTTGGCCGGCGAAGGATCGGGCAAGTTTGCACGCCGCGCTGTCCAACGCGTATCAGTCAACACAGGACACGCGCAATGCCGGCTTGCAGGCGGTAGAAGCCGCCAGGCTGGCGCCCGACACGCCCGTGCTGATGAGCGCCGTTCGCTATCTCGCCACGTCCGGTCAGAAGGACGAGGCCAAGCGTCTGCTGATGAACGCGCCGGTGCCGAAAACACCATGGGTCGCGAATGCATACATCAATACTGCACACGACCTGTTGCCGGGAACGACGGCGCGCGATGTTTTGCTTCGCATGGAGAAGGCGGGGCTGAAGGTCGACCCGCACGTGAGCGCACGCGCCCTGCTTCAGGCCGGCGACGCCACCGGCGCACAGCGCGCGCTGGCCAGCGCCCCCAGTCGGGGCGCCAACGAGACGCCTCAAAATCGTGCCTTGCGTCTGCAAGTCGGCCTTGCCGCCGGCGATACCAAGGCGACCGAAGCTGCCCTGCAAGCGTCGCTCGACCATGAAAAAGGCAATCTCTGGCCACTGTCGCAATCGTACGGTGTGCTGCTCACGATCGAACCCAGCGCGGTGTTTCGACCGGCCTTCATCCCCCTGCTGCTCACCCTCGCGGCCAGCGTGCTCCTGGTAATCCTGTTGCCGGGCGTACTGATGTTCCCCGCGCACTATGTCGGCACCGTGCGTGCGCGCAAGGGCCGCACGACCCTTCCCCTGTTTGACGGCATCGGTCTGCGCCACGCGTGGTATGCCCTTGCCGTGCTCTGCGCAGTTACGGGGATCGTGCCTACGCTGATAGCCGGACAGTCCACCCTGCGGTTCGGCAACAACATGGCGCTCCTGGAACCCAGGCTCGCCATTGCGCATGTCGTGACCCTCTGCGTCATTGTGCTCGCGCTCTGTGTCTCGATATGGCGCTTCGGCCGGGGTCAGTGGCTCGGGATCGGCAAGTGGAAGGTGACATGGTTCATCTGGCCCGTGATCCTTGTCTCGCTCATTGCCCTCATTGGCTGGGCGGCGTCGCGTCATGTGTCGACGGGTGCGCAAGTGCCTCAATGGGCCGAGGTGATCGCGCGGGGCGCAGCGCAGTTGGGCGGGATCGGACTCGCCCTGTTGCTGCTCGCGGTCGCGGTGCCGATCGTCGAGGAGTTCGTCTTCCGAGGCTGTCTGCTCGGCGGCCTGACGCGTCACATGAGCTTTTTCGCGTCGAACCTGTGGCAAGCCGTGATCTTTGCCACCGCTCACGTCGACGCCCGGCGTTTTGTGTTCTATGTATTGATCGGACTCACGGCCGGCTGGCTGGCGAAGAAAACACGCGGACTGGCCGCACCCATCCTCCTTCATGCGGCGGTCAATACGATTTTTGTGGTTCTGGTGCTATCGCACTGA
- a CDS encoding isocitrate lyase/PEP mutase family protein, giving the protein MPRSTAEKRAAFRELHLAGCFVIPNPWDAGSARYLEHAGFKAIASTSSGFAWSTGRPDNGVTRDTVLAHLRTLVDATDLPVNADFESGFGKTPDDVAQSVKMAVATGVAGLSIEDSTGNVNAPLFALDEAVARMKAARRAIDDTGGDTLLVGRAENFFAGVPDLDDTIARLQAYAEAGADCLYAPGIQSAEQIRAVVTAVAPKPVNVLIGATSPFTLQDLADLGVRRVSVGGALARAAWGGFIHAATALAEGRFDGFDGAASGATLNGLFRPGE; this is encoded by the coding sequence ATGCCACGCAGCACTGCCGAAAAACGCGCCGCCTTTCGAGAACTTCACCTTGCCGGTTGCTTCGTGATCCCGAATCCATGGGATGCAGGCAGCGCACGGTATCTCGAGCACGCCGGCTTCAAAGCCATCGCCTCGACCAGTTCGGGCTTCGCCTGGTCGACGGGCCGCCCCGACAACGGGGTGACGCGCGACACCGTGCTCGCACATTTGCGAACCCTCGTCGACGCCACCGATCTGCCGGTGAATGCAGACTTCGAAAGCGGCTTCGGCAAGACGCCGGACGACGTGGCGCAAAGCGTCAAGATGGCGGTGGCGACGGGCGTTGCGGGATTGTCGATCGAAGACTCGACGGGCAATGTCAACGCGCCGCTCTTCGCGCTCGATGAGGCGGTGGCACGCATGAAAGCCGCCCGCCGCGCGATCGACGACACCGGTGGCGACACGCTTCTCGTTGGCCGAGCCGAGAATTTCTTTGCCGGCGTACCCGATCTCGACGACACCATTGCGCGGTTGCAAGCCTATGCCGAAGCGGGTGCCGATTGCCTGTATGCGCCGGGCATTCAGTCGGCCGAGCAAATCCGTGCGGTAGTCACGGCCGTCGCCCCCAAACCGGTCAACGTGCTGATCGGGGCGACGTCGCCGTTCACGTTGCAGGATCTGGCCGATCTGGGGGTGCGCCGTGTCAGTGTCGGCGGCGCGCTCGCCCGAGCGGCATGGGGCGGGTTCATCCACGCGGCGACGGCACTCGCCGAGGGCCGCTTCGACGGCTTCGACGGCGCCGCCAGCGGCGCAACGCTTAACGGGCTGTTCCGGCCGGGCGAGTAA
- a CDS encoding LysR substrate-binding domain-containing protein produces MRLGVPSLSALQAFEASARHQNFVQAAQELALTHGAVCKRVGELERHLGVALFERVKQRLVLTPAGAEYAKRIRVHLDQIRRDTLDVVQQGRETSLEIAVGVTFAAQWLIPRLDDFYASTRDVRLHILGRDQPVFFDDSAFDATIYFSTRLWPGMPGSALITDDSLLLVAAPRLLEGQTSLSLEQIAALSWICPRDLPRVWVDWLASVGGADASVIGADIKPTRSAQRYDMFIMAINAAVAGLGVALLPRVLIERELASGALVQAHPHTLANPQTIYFSYPAQRRDWAPLRQFDAWLHRAVDAYRAVRAGRSELSRSTCS; encoded by the coding sequence ATGCGTCTGGGCGTTCCCAGCCTCTCGGCGTTGCAGGCCTTCGAGGCCAGCGCACGTCATCAGAATTTCGTACAGGCCGCACAGGAACTTGCGCTCACGCATGGCGCTGTGTGCAAACGCGTTGGCGAACTCGAGAGGCATCTCGGCGTGGCGTTGTTCGAGCGCGTAAAGCAACGGCTCGTGTTGACGCCGGCCGGCGCGGAATACGCTAAGCGCATTCGTGTGCACCTCGACCAGATCCGGCGCGACACGCTGGACGTTGTGCAACAGGGGCGCGAGACATCGTTGGAAATTGCTGTCGGCGTGACCTTCGCGGCGCAATGGCTGATTCCCCGGCTCGACGACTTTTATGCGAGCACGCGCGACGTTCGCCTTCACATTCTCGGGCGCGATCAACCGGTGTTCTTCGACGATTCCGCGTTCGACGCCACGATCTACTTCAGCACGCGGTTATGGCCCGGTATGCCCGGCTCGGCGCTCATCACCGACGATTCACTCCTGCTCGTCGCGGCGCCGCGTTTGCTGGAAGGGCAGACGTCGCTCTCGCTGGAACAGATTGCTGCGCTTTCGTGGATCTGCCCGCGCGACCTGCCGCGCGTGTGGGTCGACTGGCTCGCGTCGGTTGGGGGAGCCGATGCGTCTGTGATCGGCGCGGACATCAAACCCACGCGAAGCGCGCAACGTTACGACATGTTCATCATGGCGATCAACGCGGCGGTGGCAGGGCTTGGCGTTGCCTTGCTGCCGCGCGTGCTGATCGAGCGTGAGCTGGCCAGCGGCGCGCTGGTGCAGGCGCACCCGCACACGCTTGCCAATCCGCAAACCATCTACTTTTCGTATCCGGCGCAGCGCCGCGACTGGGCGCCGTTGCGTCAGTTCGATGCGTGGTTGCACCGCGCTGTCGATGCTTACCGGGCAGTCAGAGCCGGCAGATCGGAACTCTCGCGCAGCACCTGCTCATAG
- a CDS encoding glycosyltransferase family 2 protein, with amino-acid sequence MTTSRLEAAREAHSPRFTLPPTPLASWLVHTGVAALWCLLFAQAFFLKGVFAWGTGVAYVVYDTVLLMFVFWQAWRLMRPDPEDTAALAHLDAADVRLTLGVVIAAHNEAAALPVTLRALMAGRKVPEAIVIADDGSTDNTVALLTGEYGLTDPGMGRLSAPSTRYPNLRWLRVPHGGKARALNSALVGMDTDIVMTVDADTLLDVEACAAMHDAFARRPRLVAATGVLTPVCGTTVSARVLQFFQTYEYIRNFISRFAWMRADGLLLISGAFACFRREAVLAVGGFDPACLVEDYELIHRLRRYSVKHGLAWEVRVIGGAQAITDAPGTLTSFLRQRRRWFAGFLQTQYWYRDMVGNGRYGNLGRWMLPVKAFDTLQPIYGLTAFVLLVTFVCEGHYGVVLPVSGIILGKIVIDLGFHLWSVQAYRRWTGHRTGTSLGLAFVAAVLEPFSFQLMRHTGAALGWGHFLTGRQHWGVQVRRGILSGERETEVSRDR; translated from the coding sequence ATGACGACGTCGCGGCTCGAAGCCGCGCGCGAGGCCCACTCGCCGCGCTTCACCTTGCCGCCGACACCGTTGGCAAGCTGGCTTGTGCATACTGGTGTGGCAGCGCTGTGGTGCCTGTTGTTCGCGCAGGCGTTCTTTCTCAAGGGAGTGTTCGCCTGGGGCACCGGCGTGGCCTATGTCGTGTACGACACGGTGCTGCTCATGTTTGTGTTCTGGCAGGCGTGGCGTTTGATGCGGCCCGATCCCGAGGATACGGCGGCCCTTGCCCACCTCGATGCGGCCGACGTTCGGCTGACGCTCGGCGTCGTGATCGCGGCGCATAACGAGGCGGCGGCGCTGCCGGTCACGTTGCGGGCACTCATGGCGGGGCGCAAGGTGCCCGAGGCCATCGTCATTGCCGATGACGGTTCGACGGATAACACGGTGGCACTGCTCACCGGCGAGTACGGCCTCACGGACCCCGGCATGGGACGACTCAGCGCGCCGAGCACCCGGTACCCGAATCTGCGTTGGTTGCGGGTGCCGCATGGCGGCAAGGCGCGCGCGCTCAATTCGGCGCTCGTGGGCATGGATACCGACATTGTGATGACGGTCGATGCCGACACGCTGCTCGACGTAGAGGCGTGCGCTGCGATGCACGACGCGTTCGCGCGCCGTCCCCGGCTGGTGGCTGCGACCGGCGTTCTGACACCGGTGTGCGGCACCACGGTGAGCGCGCGTGTACTCCAGTTCTTCCAGACTTACGAGTACATCCGCAACTTCATCTCGCGCTTTGCGTGGATGCGTGCCGACGGCCTGCTGCTGATTTCGGGGGCATTCGCCTGCTTCCGCCGTGAGGCCGTGCTGGCCGTGGGCGGATTCGATCCGGCGTGTCTGGTCGAAGACTACGAACTGATTCATCGCCTGCGCCGGTATTCGGTCAAGCACGGACTGGCCTGGGAGGTTCGAGTGATCGGCGGCGCGCAGGCGATCACCGATGCACCGGGCACGCTCACGAGTTTTCTGCGTCAACGCCGGCGCTGGTTCGCGGGCTTTCTCCAGACGCAATACTGGTACCGCGATATGGTCGGCAATGGCCGCTACGGCAATCTGGGACGCTGGATGCTGCCGGTGAAGGCGTTCGACACGCTTCAGCCGATCTACGGGCTCACCGCTTTCGTGCTGCTAGTCACGTTCGTCTGCGAGGGGCATTACGGTGTAGTGCTGCCGGTATCGGGCATTATTCTGGGCAAGATCGTCATCGATCTCGGCTTCCATCTCTGGTCGGTGCAGGCCTATCGGCGCTGGACCGGACACCGCACGGGCACGAGCCTCGGACTGGCCTTTGTCGCCGCAGTGCTGGAACCGTTTTCGTTCCAGTTGATGCGCCACACGGGCGCGGCGCTAGGGTGGGGCCACTTCCTGACGGGACGCCAACATTGGGGCGTTCAGGTCCGACGCGGTATTCTGTCGGGCGAGCGCGAGACGGAGGTGTCCCGCGACAGATGA
- a CDS encoding cytochrome b codes for MLLHWAVALLMLGNVAIGQTIALLSDATLEKIDVRFWIDLHKSIGITVLGLAILRILWRATHRPPALSQVFASWERTAAHLVHWLLYVVIFALPLSGWAHDSAWVAASTHPLVLFGSVPFPRMGFLMAMNDASKDYWHGVLGNVHTYCAYSLYVLLALHIGGALKHQWIDRHPVLGRMLP; via the coding sequence ATGTTGCTGCATTGGGCCGTGGCGTTGTTGATGCTTGGCAACGTCGCTATCGGCCAGACCATCGCGCTGCTCTCGGACGCCACGCTCGAGAAGATCGACGTGCGCTTCTGGATCGATCTGCACAAGTCGATCGGCATCACCGTGCTCGGTCTCGCGATCTTGCGCATTCTTTGGCGCGCAACCCATCGTCCTCCGGCACTCTCGCAAGTTTTTGCATCGTGGGAGCGCACTGCGGCGCATCTGGTGCACTGGCTGCTGTACGTCGTGATCTTTGCCTTGCCGCTCTCGGGCTGGGCCCATGACTCGGCGTGGGTGGCGGCATCGACCCACCCGCTGGTGCTGTTCGGCAGCGTGCCGTTTCCGCGCATGGGTTTCCTGATGGCCATGAACGACGCGAGCAAGGATTACTGGCACGGTGTGCTGGGTAACGTCCACACGTACTGTGCCTACAGCCTGTACGTGCTGCTGGCGTTGCACATTGGCGGTGCGCTCAAGCATCAGTGGATCGACCGTCACCCGGTGCTCGGCCGGATGCTGCCGTGA
- a CDS encoding MFS transporter: MSTLTQSLKSGNWRALVACFLYFDTGFTVWVMLGPLAPFIGKDIAMTPAQTGFLVAVPVLGAAILRVTLGNLYQAFDGRKIALMGLTLSAIPSVVLLLMPGTPSYTLLLVLGVFLGVGGASFAVALPMAGSNYPPKVQGLVLGLAAAGNVGAVLDGFMFPGLAERYGWAHAAGAALPLLGLAALALVFWAKDQGVKSGSASRAFTSFFITVFGLVALVLCVHAGAFGEGKAGVLLLPVLGALLAIAVLPRHYRGVLAERDTWVIMLVYSITFGGFVGMSSYVTTLLISLYGMQRIEAGLFMSLLAFLGALVRPIGGLVADKISGVRALVLLLAAISAIDLVFAAWMPPQGAGITLLVLVYVCFGLGNGATFQLVPQRWQGKTGLMSGIIGAAGGIGGFYLPVIMGIAKESTGSYQMGFATFGALAALAFVLVVALRTHWMSWALPKEVAGGAVLPGGVAHVE, translated from the coding sequence ATGAGCACGCTCACGCAATCGTTGAAAAGTGGGAACTGGCGCGCGCTGGTTGCATGTTTTCTTTACTTCGACACAGGTTTCACCGTTTGGGTGATGCTTGGCCCGCTGGCCCCGTTCATCGGTAAAGACATTGCGATGACGCCCGCACAGACCGGTTTTCTCGTGGCCGTGCCGGTGCTGGGGGCGGCGATTCTGCGGGTCACGCTGGGCAATCTGTATCAGGCCTTCGACGGCCGCAAGATCGCGCTGATGGGGCTTACACTCTCGGCCATTCCGTCGGTGGTCTTGCTGCTCATGCCGGGCACACCGTCGTACACGCTGTTGCTGGTGCTTGGGGTATTCCTCGGCGTTGGCGGGGCGAGCTTTGCCGTGGCGCTGCCGATGGCAGGCAGCAACTATCCGCCGAAGGTGCAGGGACTCGTGCTCGGTCTCGCGGCGGCAGGCAACGTGGGCGCGGTGCTCGACGGCTTCATGTTCCCCGGACTCGCCGAACGCTACGGCTGGGCGCACGCCGCAGGCGCCGCATTGCCGCTACTCGGGCTCGCCGCGCTGGCGCTGGTGTTCTGGGCCAAGGATCAGGGCGTGAAATCGGGCAGTGCATCGCGCGCGTTCACGAGCTTCTTCATTACTGTGTTCGGTCTCGTTGCGCTTGTGCTGTGCGTGCATGCGGGCGCGTTCGGGGAAGGCAAGGCCGGTGTGCTGTTACTGCCGGTGCTGGGTGCATTGCTCGCGATTGCCGTGCTGCCGCGCCACTATCGTGGCGTGCTGGCCGAGCGCGATACGTGGGTGATCATGCTGGTCTACAGCATCACGTTCGGCGGATTCGTCGGCATGTCGTCGTACGTAACGACACTGCTTATCTCTCTGTATGGCATGCAGCGTATCGAAGCGGGGCTGTTCATGTCGCTGCTCGCATTTCTTGGTGCGCTGGTGCGTCCCATCGGCGGTCTGGTTGCCGACAAGATCTCCGGCGTGCGGGCGCTGGTGCTGCTGCTCGCGGCGATTTCGGCCATCGACCTGGTCTTCGCCGCATGGATGCCGCCGCAAGGTGCCGGTATCACGTTGCTCGTGCTGGTCTACGTATGCTTTGGCCTTGGCAACGGTGCGACGTTCCAGCTCGTGCCGCAACGCTGGCAAGGCAAGACGGGGCTGATGTCGGGCATCATCGGTGCCGCAGGCGGCATCGGCGGCTTCTATCTGCCGGTCATCATGGGCATCGCCAAGGAGTCGACGGGAAGCTATCAGATGGGCTTCGCCACGTTCGGTGCCTTGGCGGCGCTGGCGTTCGTGCTGGTCGTTGCGCTGCGTACGCACTGGATGTCGTGGGCATTGCCGAAGGAAGTGGCGGGGGGCGCTGTCCTCCCGGGGGGCGTGGCGCACGTCGAGTAA
- a CDS encoding DUF1345 domain-containing protein: MNAKLFPHLLRFHPRLLIAIVIGVLAGLFVHIVVKGEFSPVTRTLIGWNAGAWSYLAMIWFMMVTAPKRSIERFAEQEDQSAAVVLTVVSLSAIASVAAIIHILASAKSGAPHQTSEHVLFAAATLIAGWFLVPTIYTLHYARLYFTDTESPYALAWPDRDCDPDYWDFLYFSFTIAVASQTADVALKSRRMRRATLAQAILSFFFNLAVLGLSINIGAGLLS; the protein is encoded by the coding sequence ATGAACGCCAAGCTCTTCCCGCATCTGCTTCGCTTCCACCCGCGACTGCTCATCGCCATTGTCATTGGCGTGCTCGCCGGCCTGTTCGTTCACATTGTCGTGAAGGGCGAGTTCAGCCCCGTCACGCGAACCCTGATTGGGTGGAATGCGGGGGCGTGGTCATATCTCGCGATGATCTGGTTCATGATGGTCACCGCCCCCAAACGCAGCATTGAGCGCTTTGCAGAACAGGAAGACCAGAGCGCCGCCGTCGTCCTCACGGTGGTCAGCCTGTCGGCCATCGCCAGTGTGGCCGCCATCATCCACATTCTGGCCAGCGCCAAATCCGGCGCGCCGCACCAGACGTCCGAACATGTGCTGTTCGCCGCGGCCACCCTCATTGCCGGCTGGTTTCTCGTGCCGACAATCTACACGCTGCACTACGCACGGCTGTACTTCACCGACACGGAATCGCCCTACGCGCTGGCGTGGCCGGACCGTGACTGCGATCCGGATTACTGGGACTTCCTGTACTTCTCGTTCACCATCGCAGTGGCGTCGCAGACTGCCGACGTCGCCCTGAAGTCGCGCCGCATGCGGCGCGCCACACTCGCCCAGGCAATCCTCTCGTTCTTCTTCAATCTGGCCGTGCTCGGCCTGTCGATCAACATTGGCGCCGGGCTGCTCAGTTAA
- a CDS encoding tetratricopeptide repeat protein yields the protein MIRSLTWLAVICAFGGLLSVAGCSSAPERRASGPDYAALGGAAEVRGDWDGARRAFGQAVLEADQSGWPASQRAAIHYDYGRALGVTCYYTEAERELSLAYDLDILTARYRYPALIELARLSLVQRQFAQSAKYFGRAIGSLDHVEAARKAPYAYVEVLDDYALALGGAGDAEAATRIIDRAAKVRAGLVDAPLGQATSRTPYGTRCGQLAAGAR from the coding sequence ATGATTCGATCTTTGACGTGGCTGGCCGTGATATGCGCGTTCGGCGGCTTGTTGAGTGTGGCCGGTTGCAGTAGTGCGCCCGAGCGCAGGGCGTCCGGTCCCGACTATGCGGCGCTCGGTGGCGCGGCAGAAGTCCGCGGCGACTGGGATGGTGCGCGCCGTGCCTTCGGGCAGGCGGTCCTTGAGGCAGACCAGTCGGGCTGGCCGGCATCGCAACGCGCGGCCATTCACTACGACTACGGCCGCGCGCTGGGTGTGACCTGTTACTACACAGAGGCCGAACGAGAGCTTAGCCTCGCTTACGATCTCGACATTCTGACGGCGCGCTACCGGTATCCCGCGCTGATCGAACTGGCGCGGCTGTCGCTGGTACAACGTCAGTTTGCGCAATCGGCCAAGTACTTCGGCCGGGCAATCGGTTCCCTCGATCACGTAGAGGCGGCGCGCAAGGCGCCGTACGCGTATGTCGAGGTGCTCGACGACTACGCGCTGGCGCTAGGCGGTGCGGGCGATGCCGAAGCCGCCACGCGTATCATCGACCGCGCCGCAAAGGTGCGTGCCGGTCTGGTCGATGCTCCCTTGGGGCAAGCCACGTCGCGCACGCCGTACGGCACGCGCTGCGGGCAATTGGCGGCGGGGGCACGATGA